The following coding sequences lie in one Arachis ipaensis cultivar K30076 chromosome B03, Araip1.1, whole genome shotgun sequence genomic window:
- the LOC107633024 gene encoding uncharacterized protein LOC107633024: MAETRSSIRNLEIQVNQLSNRIPERPPNTLLNNTEVNLREEFKALNMDKEAESKEENAAEDLKENKAQVETGSALVHDPVKMKELEAQHPLNVQKESEDEQIAQFLVHLKKLQVNISFVEVLQKKLPYMAYLKSVISEKTALRGDETVVLTKGCSALVQKKLPQKMPDPRSFLIP, translated from the coding sequence ATGGCAGAGACTCGGTCCTCAATTCGAAACTTGGAGATACAAGTGAATCAGTTGAGCAATAGGATACCTGAGAGACCTCCCAACACTCTTCTAAACAACACAGAAGTAAATCTGAGAGAAGAGTTTAAGGCTCTCAATATGGATAAGGAGGCCGAATCCAAGGAAGAGAATGCTGCTGAGGATTTAAAGGAGAACAAGGCTCAAGTTGAGACTGGGAGTGCACTTGTACACGACCCTGTAAAGATGAAGGAGCTTGAAGCACAACACCCCCTAAACGTGCAAAAGGAGAGTGAGGATGAACAAATTGCTCAATTCTTGGTACACCTCAAGAAGTTACAAGTAAATATTTCTTTTGTTGAGGTGTTGCAAAAGAAACTCCCCTATATGGCCTATTTAAAAAGTGTAATTTCTGAGAAGACAGCCCTGAGGGGAGATGAAACTGTGGTGCTGACCAAGGGGTGCAGTGCATTAGTGCAAAAGAAGCTACCTCAAAAAATGCCAGATCCCAGAAGCTTCCTGATTCCCTGA